One genomic window of Marinobacter arenosus includes the following:
- a CDS encoding ABC transporter ATP-binding protein, with protein MTTLTLDKLSVGSLEGIDLSISGGDIVCVSGPSGSGKSRLLRAVADLDPHDGEVRLDDTAQGNVPGHTWRQQVMMVPADSQWWFEDVGAHFGPDARTVPGALGFPPEVMDWTVSRLSSGEKQRLAVLRALTRNPRVLLLDEPTANLDDAMIHQVENWLLAEIRKRDLPVIWVAHDTAQIERVASRHYRIRGHTLEAVHGSH; from the coding sequence TTGACGACGCTGACCTTGGACAAGCTCTCCGTGGGATCGCTGGAGGGCATCGATCTCTCGATTTCCGGTGGTGACATCGTCTGCGTGTCCGGTCCTTCGGGCAGCGGAAAGAGCCGCCTGCTCCGGGCTGTTGCGGACCTGGATCCTCACGACGGGGAGGTGCGGCTGGACGATACCGCCCAGGGCAATGTCCCGGGGCACACCTGGCGTCAGCAGGTCATGATGGTGCCGGCGGACAGCCAGTGGTGGTTCGAGGATGTGGGTGCCCATTTCGGGCCGGATGCCCGGACGGTGCCCGGTGCACTCGGCTTCCCGCCCGAGGTGATGGACTGGACCGTGAGCCGGTTGTCCTCGGGGGAGAAACAGCGTTTGGCGGTCCTGCGGGCGCTGACCCGGAATCCCCGGGTCCTGTTGCTCGACGAACCTACCGCGAACCTGGATGACGCCATGATCCACCAGGTTGAAAATTGGCTGCTTGCGGAAATCCGGAAACGGGATCTGCCGGTGATCTGGGTCGCCCACGATACCGCCCAGATTGAGCGTGTGGCGAGCCGGCATTACCGGATCCGGGGGCACACGCTGGAGGCGGTCCATGGAAGT